The Lynx canadensis isolate LIC74 chromosome D4, mLynCan4.pri.v2, whole genome shotgun sequence DNA window TCTTGGCTCAGGGATTTTCGAACCTGTGGGAAAATTCACCGCGCTCTCGCGTCCTCCGGTCCCTGGCGGTGGAGCTCGGCGCATGTCTGCGGGGCTTCCGGGAAGCAGCGCTTCGCAGGTGAGTGCTTTGCAGCGCAACACACAGCGTGGAAAGCCTTGGGCACCTGGTGGCGCCCAGGTCTGCGGTCCTCCTCGTGTCCTCAGTCTCCTCGGCCTTCCGGTTTCCCCTCCAGCCTCCGGGGGCCCAACGCCTTACAGTAGGGGCTTCCGGGGCGCTCCCTTAAGGTCAGAGGGGCGAACGGATCACCCGCCCCCCACTCACATGCCAGTGGCCGCCGCTTGCCCCTCTTGACACCAGCGTCTTTCCTGTGAAGTTTCGCAGGCACCTCGGGTCATTAGAGACTCTAcaggccacttttttttttttttgccagaaaagCCTGAAAAGTCAACAACACCGGGGGGCTTCACGTTCAGCTCCTAAATCTCTGGGAAGTCCGCTTGCTTCCTGGTGAGCGTGAGGACCGgatccagagaaaaagaaaaaggaaaaaaaaaattttattcacggtctgcttctcctcccccacgGTGAGTCAAGGCTCCTGGAAGGCTTTCAGGCTTTGCGCCGCTCCATGTTCGTAGCCTTCCTTGAACTAAGTTGGGCGTGGGGCacaggggagaaaagaaatgtcCTGGTGGGCGGCTGGCTGGACCCGCCATCAATCTCCCGCGGCTGCGCGCAGGTACCGGGCGACATCGCGGTGGCCCCGCTCCTCAGCCAGGGCCACGGGCAGGCGGCCCCAGGCATCGCGCACATCCAGCCGCGCCCCGGCTCGGTGCAGCACCACCAGCGTGTCCAGGAACCCCTCCCGGGCGGCGTCGTGCACAGGTCGGGTGAGGGTGGCGGGATCCGCGCAGTTGGGGTCCGCGCCGTGGAGCAGCAGCAGCTCGGCCACGCGGGCGCTGCCCATCATCATGACCTGTCGGAGAGAGCAGAGTGGTCAGGGCGGCAGCGGGAGCAGCGACACGCAGGCCTGGCCACCAGAGGTAGACCCGTTTCAAAGAAATACCTATTCATGAAGTTTCTCACTAACGCAAAGGGGCTAGGAGCCTCGAGACCGTCTGGTTACGCTTCATTGGCTGATGCactcaccgccccccacccccctgtcccGTTTTACACTTTACTCAGCCCTGCTTGAGTTCCATTTCATTCTCCAAACAAGGGGAGACAAGAAAGAGCTGATAATAAAGCACTAATCCTcgtgcagaaaaagaaaaaatcttgattttCGTTGGAACATGGGAATCTAGTTTGTTAAATGATTTATGGGCAGAGTTAAGTTTAAAAGCCTTTAAAGTCTTAAATTATTTCCCTTGATGTCTTTCCTACCTCAGCCATAATCCAcctctacaaatatttattaggcagTCAGCTGATATTTTTAAGAGTTAGAGTCATGCTTTAGAGGAGAAATAGGTTGTTTAGTTCTCATAGTAAATCCCTTGTCAGAGTTTTTACTTTTCACTGGCCTGCATGTCTGTTGTCATAAACTGAATATGGTCTGATAATTTGGGTCAAATTGGAgatagaggggaaaaagaaaataagatgatgaaaacaagtttttttttaacaaattatttaccagttttaatatttttaagttggtGTTACAGGTAAGGGATAAAGTTTAAAGggtaatatatttaatgtaacaTAAGCAtgtaaaataaacactgtatttACATTGTACAGGATTTTATAATGTAATAGGATTTTATAATGTTAGATGGTAAATAATTTGCTATATAAAAAAGAGCTTGGATGTTAGTCAAATCAGATCAATGCATAACTTAGAAAAAAGATGTTTTAGAGCAGTAATCCTGTAGCAGCcatttgtgtatatgtacattATGCAAGCATTTACTTCTTGTAATTAACAATAAAAGTTTTTGATAATTAAATATCCAAAACGGAGTTACTTGTTCTTGCcagttcatgtattttaaaatgtaccatGTAACTGAAAGATAGCATACTACTTTTTTGTTTCATGAATATTAGAAGCATCCATTTCCTCCCTTAAAAACCATGATATGTTATCATTATCACTATTAATGTAAGGTATTTCATacatagaaggaaaaaagggtTTTTTGTTATCTCAGAAAATGGtgaattaaaactataattaaaatctttttacaattattaatattatttgaagtCTAAGAACTACTTTACAAGATTTTTGCTGCTTCTTAGAACACTTTTCCAAGAATGCAAAAGGAATGGAcacatatttcctttaaaaatctataCAGTTAACAAGACTCCTTAATAATAGTTTGGTTCTAGAATGTGACATTGAGATGAATACTAATTGTGACCATTATAGTCAACAATAAAGCACAAGATACTGgattttaaaggaatgaaaaaatacatatgtactcATTAAAGCGAGATTAATAAACATTGAACAAAAGAACTTTATCAACGAAGAGGCTAATTATTCATGTAGAACCTCTGCCATTTAAAAAGGACCTAACAGTTGCTATAAGCATGCTTTTGTAATCCAATCATTTTGTATGATAATTAAGCAAAAAtccataaaagcatttttttcttatgtaatatTCAAGAGACACTTCTAACATAAAAGGAATTAAATACTTTGATCGAGGAGTCCTGGCTCATCTCTTTGTATTCAGTTTGCCTCtatgaggaaaaaatacaaagaattttataTCACAACCTAGAAGTTCACGGTGAATTTTTTCATGTAATGTGATTCTGCATGATTCCTCAAATTTAATCCGGACTGTGTAACTTGTAATTTAATTATCATTGAAAGTTGATAGATATTTGTTTAAAGACAGACAAGACAAAAgtttttctccccaaataacctctccttttcttcccaatTGAATCTATCCGTTGTATCTGTGATCATGAGACGGAAGAGAGACTACTGGCATTTTTTCCAtcactaaaaagaaaaccaaactgaagtaatgttttttttccaatccCGTTCTTTAGGATCTTTGGGGCGGGAGAACCTGTTTTACACCTAGGCTCCACAcctccaggaagagagaaaaagggacgTCGGTGAAGATCTCGGTCCCAGTCGCGTCCCACGGAGGCCGCTCCCCTGCACTCCTGCGCCCCCTGCCGGCgaggccccagggccccagctACCTGGATTGGGCGCCTCCCGAAGCGGTTGACTCCGTTGGGATCCGCACCGGCTTCCAAGAGCTGCTGCACAGTGTCCACTTGCCCCCGCGCGGAGGCGTTGGCCAGGCCCGCGCCGTCGCCGCCACCACGGAGCATGCCCTTGTCCTCCTCGCGCATTTCGCAGTCCACAGACGCAGACTGGCCCGGACAATCCACCACTGGCTGTGAGCTTCGCCAcactcctcccttcttccccacctcGCCCTGGCGCGCTCACCCCTACGTGGGAGAGCTCAGGTTAGCTTCAGCTCTCTTTCACCGTCCTCCTGTGGCTTAGGCGGCCCGTGCAATGGCCGAGCCACTCGTGGCTAAACCGGGCTTTCCCCAGCTCGCTCCCGGGGAAAAAGCGCCTCGCTTGGTCGCAGTGGTCCGGCTAGGTAGAGAGCCTGCAAGGGAATGAGTCCGTTTCCAGCTGGGCGGCCGGACAGGGTATTCCCCACCCCCTTAGGCTCCGCCCCCTGTCCGTCTGGCCGGGCCGGGCAAGTCCCCACTTTGCAGGCTGCGAGGCCCGGCCCTCGGATGACGTTACAGCCGACGAGGTAGGGGCGGGGCGCGGGAGGAGGGCGGTGTTGGGAAGCCAGCCCAGAGTCTGCTGGGACGCATGCGCCAGACAGGAAGCGCGCAGAGCCTGTTGTCCTGCTCGCCGAGTGTCCTGCAAGGCCTTAACTAAGGTTTGGAAAAGTTGAATCCATGCACTCAGCTCCTAATCCCCTTCCTCCAGCAGGCGGAGCAGAGGATTTCTATTCCTCAGTCCCGTGCCAGCTGCTTTCACTTTGGGGACGTTGGTCGCTCCTTGTATAATTGAATGGCTGGCTGAGagaaaggcatttaaaataactCTGTCTCTCCCAAGATTAATGAAAGTGACAGCTTTGCACCTGTCATGCAGGTTAAATTCACCCCCAGGCAGTACTTGAACTTCACTAGCTTTTCATCTTGCATCAACCTTAGCAATTTTCTTTTGGGTGTGTCTTCCTATTTGAATCAGTCAAAAATCAGTTACAGTGAAAAATCCTGAGAATCCTGTTttgaatgtgatttttattcttttcatctttgaATAATAGATACACACACAGCTCCAAAAAACAAACCTAGTTTGAGATTGACAATGGCAAACTGGTGCAcgtgagacatttaaaaaatataaatatatattttaagaatctgAAATTCCAGTTTCATGATATTTGaacagtattatttttgtttgcacGCTTACCTATTTAAACCCACTTCGcaagtatttgatttttatttatcctgagtAATAAAGGAAATTTATGCAGTaataatgaaacataataaaacagGGGTGTGGTGCTGGGCCTGTCATTAAACAGGCTGAACCTGTCATTAAATCCTCTTCTGAAGATTTAAAGGccagttgcttttcttttcttcccaatcTTCCTAGGTGAGTTTGAATTAACATATGCATTGCTCTGAAGATTTAAGAAATTACAGCTGATGTTTGATTGAAATAGGAAGAGAACCACAAGTTATGTATCTGTTGTCTGAAAGTTTTGGTGAGGAACCACATTACACTGAGCTTCTCTTAACATGGAACAGTTCTCATTTACAAGATCATTTATTGGTTCATAGTGCAGAGGAAGGCAGTTTTTAAGGGAAGGCAATTGCTTGCTTACTCACAAATGAGTTTGTCTCACATGTTTCTTCTAGCATTCCTTAGCTTGGACTCCCTTCCCCCCAGTCCATTGTAGACTAAAGAAGAGCTCTTTAAAGTTAGGGGAGCCCATGGAAGTGGTGGTTAGGGATGGAGATCTACTGATTGAGACAGAGTCGAAATCCACCTggatagggaagggaaggaaggcagcatCAATaaccattttttctctctcttatccaACCTCCatctcttagttttctttcttaattttcctaTCTTTTCCTCTTATTTGAACCTCCACACTTACCTGAAAAAGagaattccttttatttgttgATGGTGGCTCCATTCCTTGGCCTGGCCAGAGGAATAGAAGTCTATTTCTGGATGAAAAGAATAGATGAGCttttttttctccagtctttGGGGCCAGTCCCCACCCACAGTGTACTGGGGATTGCAGATATGTAGGTAGaatgggagagggaagaggaaatatGGACAGTGGGAAGTCAGAGTTTTTTGGTAGTCACTCTGAGGGGCTGAGTCATCAGAGTCATATAGGTGGATGCGGTAGCAAATGTCTTTATCAGAATATCTTCATCATAGTATCTTCATCAGAATAGCCTGGCTACCCTGAAATTTAGTGCACAGCGAAAGGTAACAAGGCACGTTGCTTTTAAAGGAGTGTTGTTCAGATATTTCTTCTAATGGGTCCAGTAATTAAATTAGTTCAACGAAATTTAGCTCCAGCATATCCTATATTCTAGGAGTCCACAACTGAGTAAGATATGGGTGCTAGATTTTAAGAAAGTCTCCCTGGTGTCACTCAAAACGAATAGAGAGTTTCAATTTAATGTGATAACTTTACTGTGGATGTACCTATAGGATATTTTGGGAGTAAGAAGGGGGGAACTTTACTCAAGATGGAGATGCAGGGGATTTCCTAGAGGCGTTGCCAGATGAAGAGCCTTTAGAGAATGCATCATtaattgtttcttgtgttatagCTTTGAGCTTTGGGTTTCTCTGAAACTCAACAAAAAGGGTAGAAAAAGATAGCATGAACCAATTTTTGAGCCACCTTCTTAAGTGGTAAGCATGGCCAAagtgtctgaaaaataaaaactatttggaGTTGATAAAGAGATT harbors:
- the CDKN2B gene encoding cyclin-dependent kinase 4 inhibitor B, with the protein product MREEDKGMLRGGGDGAGLANASARGQVDTVQQLLEAGADPNGVNRFGRRPIQVMMMGSARVAELLLLHGADPNCADPATLTRPVHDAAREGFLDTLVVLHRAGARLDVRDAWGRLPVALAEERGHRDVARYLRAAAGD